A window from Entomoplasma freundtii encodes these proteins:
- the alaS gene encoding alanine--tRNA ligase, which produces MRKLSTNEIRQMWLDFFQSKGHHFLAPASLIPVNDPSLLWINSGVATLKPYFEGRKNPPSSRLTNSQKAIRTNDIENVGVTSRHQTMFEMLGNFSIGDYFKAEAITMAWELLTSPEWFDIPKEKLYITVFNEDQDAYDFWKNQIGIPEDHLFSLTRDTNFWDVGQGPCGPNTEIFFDRGQQWDPLNLGTKLLSDDIENDRYIEIWNVVFSQFNNDGTNCYTELPRKNIDTGAGLERLASIFQETPTNFETDIFFPTIKKIETFTKDNVKYSLDDYQNPNPAQTKVNVAFKVIADHVRAVSFAIADGVFPGNKDRNYVIRRLIRRASTYGFELGINGAFLYKLVPEVIKSMGQFYPYLQEKAKVITETIKDEEEKFLKTLSKGYTLLNKIIAEEKTVSGKNAWLLFESFGFPIELTLEIAQKNQIPVAIDDFKKLANEAREQARQARQDQKAWDKQSEFYTKLKVPSEFTGWNEIVHEGSKVVYLFVNEKEVTSLENTTGFLILDKTPFYAEKGGQAGDAGIIRGPHGTAYVFDTQQGPNHQHIHQVNVQGKISLNDLVDALVDEEKRLLTMKNHSGTHMIHWALREVLGTTVMQAGSYNDEKGLRMDFTFNRPIKPEELAKAQALVLEKIQKEVPRKVYFCSMEEAVNKHQALAFFTEKYDEIVRVIKFGDFSCELCGGTHVRNTKEIEDFLITNLESKGNGLFRIKALTSFQTIENYLQHQFGTLLEEIDQLQDRYQETKALLVDKQWEIQVQNLKALPITKDNLTKLKKGVANLYEMAKDYRKKVQAKQTQLRIKPYLNLEPVSATQDAPARLQFMDTNLNLNELKELADSLKQKHPQTIIILGGHKEDNHFLVVTVAPELQTKYSAIEIFKNLPGFNTQGGGNVSFAQGRYKPINEN; this is translated from the coding sequence ATGCGGAAACTCTCAACCAACGAAATTCGTCAAATGTGATTGGACTTTTTTCAAAGTAAAGGTCATCACTTTTTAGCACCCGCCTCTTTGATTCCAGTCAATGATCCATCATTATTATGAATCAACTCAGGAGTGGCAACTTTAAAGCCATATTTTGAAGGTCGTAAAAATCCTCCTTCATCACGATTAACTAACTCTCAAAAAGCCATTCGTACCAATGATATTGAAAATGTTGGAGTAACTTCACGTCACCAAACAATGTTTGAAATGTTGGGAAATTTTTCAATTGGTGATTACTTCAAAGCAGAGGCAATCACGATGGCTTGAGAGTTATTAACAAGTCCAGAATGATTTGATATTCCTAAGGAAAAACTTTACATCACTGTTTTCAATGAAGATCAAGATGCCTATGATTTTTGAAAAAACCAAATTGGTATTCCTGAGGACCATTTATTCTCCTTAACTCGCGATACAAATTTTTGGGATGTTGGTCAAGGGCCTTGTGGACCAAATACAGAAATTTTCTTTGATCGTGGTCAACAATGAGATCCATTAAACTTGGGAACAAAATTACTAAGTGACGATATTGAAAATGACCGTTACATTGAAATTTGAAATGTTGTCTTCTCCCAATTTAATAATGACGGAACTAATTGTTATACAGAGTTACCACGAAAAAATATTGATACCGGGGCTGGCCTAGAGCGTTTAGCTTCTATCTTCCAAGAAACTCCAACTAATTTTGAAACAGATATTTTCTTCCCAACAATCAAAAAGATTGAAACTTTCACTAAGGATAATGTTAAATACTCTCTTGATGATTACCAAAATCCCAACCCAGCCCAAACTAAGGTAAACGTGGCTTTTAAAGTAATTGCCGATCATGTTCGCGCCGTTTCTTTTGCAATTGCTGATGGGGTTTTTCCAGGCAATAAAGATCGCAATTATGTAATTCGCCGTTTAATTCGTCGTGCCTCAACTTATGGTTTCGAATTAGGAATCAATGGAGCCTTTCTTTATAAATTAGTTCCTGAAGTAATTAAAAGTATGGGACAGTTCTATCCATATCTTCAAGAAAAAGCAAAGGTCATTACTGAAACCATTAAAGACGAAGAAGAAAAATTCTTAAAAACTTTAAGCAAAGGTTATACCCTTCTTAATAAAATTATTGCAGAAGAAAAAACTGTCTCTGGTAAGAATGCATGATTATTGTTTGAATCTTTTGGGTTTCCAATTGAATTAACTTTAGAAATTGCCCAAAAAAACCAAATTCCTGTGGCAATAGATGATTTCAAGAAATTAGCTAATGAAGCCCGCGAACAAGCTCGCCAAGCTCGCCAAGACCAAAAGGCTTGAGACAAGCAAAGTGAATTTTATACAAAATTAAAAGTCCCATCTGAATTCACTGGTTGAAACGAAATAGTTCATGAAGGTTCAAAGGTTGTTTACCTTTTTGTCAATGAAAAGGAAGTGACAAGCTTAGAAAACACAACGGGATTCTTAATTCTAGATAAAACTCCTTTTTATGCAGAAAAAGGAGGACAAGCTGGAGATGCCGGAATAATTCGTGGTCCTCACGGAACGGCGTATGTTTTTGATACCCAACAAGGGCCTAATCACCAACATATTCACCAAGTGAATGTCCAAGGGAAAATTAGTCTAAACGACCTAGTTGACGCTTTAGTCGATGAAGAAAAACGTTTACTTACAATGAAAAACCATTCTGGAACCCATATGATTCATTGAGCTCTTCGTGAAGTTTTGGGAACCACTGTTATGCAAGCTGGTTCTTATAATGATGAAAAAGGCTTACGAATGGACTTTACTTTCAATCGTCCTATCAAACCAGAGGAACTAGCTAAAGCCCAAGCCTTAGTTTTGGAAAAAATCCAAAAAGAGGTCCCACGCAAGGTTTATTTCTGTTCAATGGAAGAAGCTGTTAATAAGCATCAAGCTTTAGCCTTCTTTACAGAAAAATATGATGAAATAGTCAGAGTAATCAAATTTGGTGACTTCTCTTGTGAATTGTGTGGAGGTACTCACGTTCGTAACACCAAGGAAATTGAAGACTTCTTGATTACAAACTTGGAATCAAAGGGAAATGGTTTGTTCCGAATTAAAGCACTAACTTCTTTTCAAACAATTGAAAATTATCTTCAACACCAATTCGGAACTCTTCTTGAGGAAATTGACCAATTGCAAGATCGATATCAAGAAACAAAAGCTTTATTGGTTGACAAACAATGAGAAATCCAAGTTCAAAATTTAAAAGCTCTTCCTATCACTAAAGATAATTTAACGAAGTTGAAAAAGGGTGTCGCCAATTTATATGAAATGGCCAAAGATTATCGTAAAAAGGTACAGGCAAAACAAACCCAATTACGAATTAAACCCTATCTTAATCTTGAACCGGTTTCAGCAACCCAAGACGCTCCGGCCCGCTTGCAATTTATGGATACAAACCTAAATTTAAATGAATTAAAAGAACTGGCTGATTCCTTAAAACAAAAACATCCGCAAACCATCATTATTTTAGGTGGTCATAAAGAGGATAACCACTTTTTAGTAGTAACTGTCGCTCCTGAATTGCAAACCAAGTATTCGGCAATTGAGATTTTTAAAAATTTACCTGGTTTTAACACTCAAGGAGGGGGAAACGTTAGTTTTGCCCAAGGTCGTTACAAGCCAATTAACGAAAACTAA
- a CDS encoding ABC transporter ATP-binding protein — protein MEVIKLTNLTKEYAKNVGCFDVNLTVNKGEVYGFIGPNGAGKSTVIRQMVGFIKSTKGHGTILGHDIWSKADVIMEDTGYLAGEVTLPNYMTGGQYLKTIANIRKNVDWSYVEKLINYFELNPKAKISKMSKGMKQKVAIIACFMHKPKVLILDEPTSGLDPLMQEKFNQLVSRSKNSGTTVFISSHIFGEMESNCDRVGFIKKGHMIEEISLEKLRMNAHKVYEIKFKNLDDYQRFIEKSNLEILKKDSGLRTLEVKVPPKEAKEFLMKIVDFGLDGYREVPFSLEQHFLKYYGDEVKFDD, from the coding sequence ATGGAAGTTATTAAACTTACCAATTTAACAAAGGAATATGCCAAAAATGTTGGTTGTTTTGATGTTAATTTAACTGTTAACAAAGGTGAAGTCTATGGGTTTATTGGTCCTAACGGGGCTGGAAAATCCACAGTAATTCGCCAAATGGTTGGTTTTATTAAATCAACCAAAGGTCATGGTACTATTTTAGGCCATGATATTTGAAGTAAGGCCGATGTCATTATGGAGGATACTGGTTATTTGGCTGGAGAAGTCACTTTACCAAATTATATGACTGGGGGCCAATATCTAAAAACAATCGCCAATATTCGGAAAAATGTTGATTGGAGTTATGTTGAAAAACTGATTAACTATTTTGAGTTAAATCCTAAAGCTAAAATTAGCAAAATGTCCAAAGGGATGAAGCAAAAAGTAGCTATTATTGCTTGTTTTATGCATAAACCAAAAGTGCTGATTTTGGATGAGCCAACTTCAGGACTTGATCCATTAATGCAAGAAAAATTTAATCAACTTGTTTCTAGAAGCAAAAATAGCGGTACTACAGTTTTCATTAGTTCCCATATTTTTGGCGAAATGGAAAGTAATTGTGACCGTGTTGGCTTTATTAAAAAGGGCCATATGATTGAGGAAATAAGTTTAGAAAAGTTGCGCATGAATGCTCATAAAGTTTACGAAATCAAATTTAAAAATCTCGATGATTATCAACGATTCATTGAAAAATCTAATCTTGAAATTTTGAAAAAAGATTCTGGTTTGAGAACTTTAGAAGTCAAAGTGCCTCCCAAAGAAGCAAAAGAATTCCTAATGAAAATTGTGGACTTTGGTTTAGATGGTTATCGTGAAGTACCATTTAGTTTGGAACAACACTTCCTTAAATATTATGGAGATGAGGTAAAATTCGATGATTAA
- a CDS encoding Cof-type HAD-IIB family hydrolase: MQLTNLNSKRLILVDLDGTVLNNDGKTMNPLTKKALMQAQADGHIVAIITGRPFRAIKDIYHELGLTSLLTNFDGAHISDPSRREFKRIVFSINSDIIQQIINEPVIKASVENIIFEYYDKVLIWKEDADLDQFFHLSDLKSPNSTEQLITGSPWELWDGPSTNIVLKLKKSSYKNRVFRTLAKYHDAVKIQSDILYGISNPSEKPVFTLTNKNASKGFAVNIIAQYYNKNIQNVIAFGDQMNDFEMIQKVGYGVAMKNAADALKFVADGVTHKTNDEGGVGDYLNHILKGDDY; encoded by the coding sequence ATGCAACTTACAAATCTTAATAGCAAACGCTTAATTCTTGTTGACCTTGATGGAACAGTTCTAAATAATGACGGTAAAACAATGAATCCTCTTACCAAAAAAGCTTTGATGCAAGCCCAAGCGGATGGTCACATTGTAGCCATCATTACTGGACGACCATTTCGAGCTATTAAAGATATTTATCATGAACTTGGTTTGACAAGTTTATTAACGAATTTTGATGGGGCCCATATTTCTGATCCTTCTAGACGGGAGTTTAAGCGGATTGTTTTTTCGATTAACTCTGATATTATTCAACAAATTATTAACGAGCCAGTTATCAAGGCTAGTGTAGAAAACATTATCTTTGAATACTATGACAAAGTTCTAATTTGAAAAGAAGATGCTGACCTTGACCAATTTTTCCACCTTTCTGATCTTAAATCTCCAAATAGCACTGAGCAATTAATCACTGGTAGTCCTTGGGAGCTTTGGGATGGTCCTTCGACCAATATCGTCTTAAAATTGAAGAAAAGCAGTTATAAGAACCGAGTGTTCCGAACTTTAGCCAAATATCACGATGCCGTTAAAATTCAAAGTGATATCCTCTACGGAATTTCTAATCCAAGCGAAAAACCAGTTTTTACATTAACTAATAAAAATGCTAGCAAGGGCTTTGCGGTTAACATTATTGCGCAATACTATAATAAAAACATCCAAAATGTTATTGCTTTTGGTGACCAAATGAACGATTTTGAAATGATTCAAAAAGTAGGCTATGGTGTGGCCATGAAAAATGCTGCTGATGCCTTAAAATTTGTAGCTGATGGAGTAACTCACAAGACTAATGATGAGGGCGGTGTTGGTGATTATTTAAACCATATTTTAAAGGGTGATGACTACTAA
- a CDS encoding ABC transporter ATP-binding protein yields MSLKTKELTANNKLIINEGERSKKEKKRSLIYTIAYYMKKEWHFSLAMFLIIIVLVGCSVTIPLIVQQITTNITHVVGTPYPDNYWNLSILQLSLIALGIILIYTPMCYFFDYVAYLLGRKVEIDLRNKTLEALVRQDISYYSNKKIGEILTKVISDTQIVGDQTVQIPLQLGVSFFEMIAAFVMMLVLAWQLALIVIGVFLIIMLVMFLSYALTKKRYDKVRQVVTEINGNVTDRVATIRLIKATGTEDYETTRFHEVHKEYYKKAKPIGRIQSFMLTSMWAGIFILQVAVVVGAGLIFKNKPDFFKDTFSAFLIAQSIMIGPLFQVMGVSFGLAQAAVAAKRVWTVIDSKPILNPHYSTGIKIDKIDGPISFKELEFAYPEKPEKTILPKFNFTFEEGKSYAFVGETGSGKSTIAKLLLRFYDPKSGSITINENHNLQDINLQSYLDHIGYVEQDPQILFGTVKENVKYGRFAATEEEVIAACKKADLHNLVMTWPQGYDTILGERGFMLSGGQKQRLVIARMFLKNPQVLILDEATSALDNIVEKEIQKQLEKLMKGRTTITIAHRLSTIKKADLIVVLGANGAGIVQTGKFEDLKKVPGHFKKLYEAGLME; encoded by the coding sequence ATGTCTTTAAAAACTAAAGAATTAACAGCCAATAATAAACTTATTATCAATGAGGGAGAAAGGTCAAAAAAAGAAAAGAAACGTTCCCTAATCTATACAATTGCCTATTATATGAAAAAAGAATGACATTTTTCATTGGCCATGTTCTTAATTATCATAGTGCTTGTTGGGTGCTCTGTCACTATTCCGTTAATTGTCCAACAAATCACAACGAATATTACCCATGTTGTAGGTACTCCTTATCCTGATAATTATTGAAATCTATCAATCTTGCAACTTTCTCTCATTGCGCTAGGGATTATTTTAATCTATACTCCGATGTGTTATTTCTTCGATTATGTGGCCTATCTTTTAGGACGAAAGGTAGAGATTGATTTAAGAAATAAAACATTGGAAGCATTAGTTCGCCAAGACATTTCTTATTATTCAAATAAAAAAATTGGTGAAATTTTAACTAAGGTAATTTCCGACACACAAATTGTTGGTGATCAAACTGTTCAAATTCCGCTACAACTAGGAGTCTCATTTTTTGAAATGATAGCTGCTTTTGTGATGATGCTAGTTTTAGCCTGACAATTGGCTTTGATAGTGATTGGAGTCTTTTTAATAATCATGCTAGTAATGTTTTTAAGTTATGCTTTAACTAAAAAACGTTATGACAAAGTACGCCAAGTAGTAACTGAAATTAATGGGAATGTTACTGATCGAGTGGCTACAATTCGTTTGATTAAGGCAACAGGAACTGAAGATTACGAAACCACTCGCTTCCATGAGGTCCATAAAGAATACTATAAAAAAGCTAAGCCAATTGGAAGAATTCAGTCATTCATGTTGACGTCAATGTGAGCAGGCATATTTATTCTTCAAGTAGCAGTTGTTGTTGGCGCAGGACTCATTTTTAAGAATAAACCCGATTTTTTCAAGGATACATTTTCGGCATTCCTTATTGCTCAAAGTATTATGATTGGTCCGCTCTTCCAAGTAATGGGGGTGTCTTTCGGTTTAGCCCAAGCAGCAGTAGCGGCAAAAAGAGTATGAACGGTAATTGATTCTAAACCAATTTTGAATCCTCATTATAGCACCGGAATTAAAATTGACAAAATCGATGGACCAATTAGTTTTAAGGAACTAGAGTTCGCTTATCCAGAAAAACCGGAAAAGACAATTCTTCCCAAATTTAACTTTACTTTTGAGGAAGGAAAATCTTATGCCTTTGTCGGTGAAACTGGTTCAGGAAAATCAACAATTGCTAAATTATTACTGCGTTTCTATGATCCAAAAAGTGGAAGTATAACGATTAATGAAAATCATAACCTTCAAGATATTAATTTACAAAGTTACCTTGACCATATTGGCTATGTTGAACAAGATCCACAAATCCTATTTGGAACCGTTAAGGAAAATGTTAAATATGGCCGATTTGCGGCAACTGAGGAAGAGGTTATTGCCGCCTGTAAAAAAGCTGATTTACATAATTTAGTGATGACTTGACCTCAAGGATATGACACGATTTTGGGTGAACGTGGTTTCATGCTTTCAGGAGGCCAAAAGCAACGTTTAGTGATTGCGAGAATGTTCTTAAAAAATCCTCAAGTACTTATCCTTGATGAAGCCACTTCGGCTTTAGATAATATTGTGGAAAAAGAAATTCAAAAACAATTGGAAAAATTGATGAAGGGTAGAACTACTATTACTATCGCCCATCGACTTTCAACTATTAAAAAAGCTGATTTGATTGTTGTTCTCGGCGCAAATGGGGCTGGTATTGTTCAAACAGGTAAGTTTGAAGACTTAAAAAAAGTCCCCGGTCACTTTAAAAAACTTTATGAAGCAGGGTTAATGGAATAA